Genomic window (Fusarium oxysporum f. sp. lycopersici 4287 chromosome 11, whole genome shotgun sequence):
CCAAGGTTATCCTTTGCGAAAGGCCATTCGACCGCTGGGAACCATCAGTCACGCAGCTATTGAAGTCGAACTTTGGTCCAGTGCAGAACTTCATCCGCGACTGGGTCGAGCCTCTTACACGAGGTAAAGGGCAGACTTCATATGTTGAGAATCTCCAGAAGATGCTGCTAGGATGGACTCGCTCGCAGAACGTTGACGAAGCCATTTCCAATCTACGTGTAATATACGACAGACACAACGATACCGTCAAAGAACTCGTTCCCCCTAAGAATCTGTTACTATACAAGCTTGATTCTGGGTGGGAGCCCCTGTGCGAGTTTCTCAGAAGAGATGTTCCAGATGTACCGTTTCCACGTGTCAATGAAGGGTCTGCACTTGCGAGAACGATTTGGAAGAAGCAAGTTCAGGAGGTTAAAAGGGCGGCGCCGACTATTTTCTTGTATTTGGGTGGTGTATTTATTGCGTTTCTCATTCTGAAGTTTAGCTGGATATACTTGGGCTTCTGATACTCTCATTCACAGATTATCACATGCAATCATTTGCCTAGTCCCGTCAGATCGTTGCGCACCTAGATGAGAATGTAATAATCCGCATGTACCTATAGTAATGCATTCTTTCATGCAGAGTCCTTGATGTCCTGCATTCCTTCTCGatcattcttctcagccatcaACTTATGATAGAACCGATCCAATTTCTCCCATACAGGTTCATCCCTCCTATACGTGTCCCTCAAAGCAACAACATATTCCACTTCCACATTCCTGCGAGTTGCATTCTCAGCCAGAAAGCTAACTATCCCGAACCCCTGCTCAATCTCACACGCCTTGCTCAACGCCGAGTATTGACCGTCTCTCGAGTCTATTCGAGCCCCTCCATCGAGAAGCAGACACACAGACTCTTTGCGCGACTCAACTTCGTCTCTCATCTCTCGAAGAGATATGCCCTCTTCCATGGCATCCACCATCATCTCGATAAAGTCTCGGAGAAGATTATCATGGTGATTCTCATAAATAGCTTCACGAGCCATTGCTCCGGCGTCGAGAAGAACTTGTATGCATCGCGCGTCGGACATTATGAGTGCTGATAACAGCGGTCTTGGCTCGTCGAGGTCTAGGTTCTCTAGATCGTGGGATCTGCCGAGTTCACGGGGTCTGCCAGGATCGATTCCCTTTTGGATCAGGAGATTCAGTAACTCCAACCCGGcctctctccttctctccgCACGATCCGGCGAACAGTTGGACATGTCTTCTCTATCACGACCTTCAATGCAGTTGTCCAACAGCCGCAGGCACCCATCTTCGACTTGTTGGATCTTCGGATCTGCTCCAAGCTGTAGTAGTTTAACAGCAGGTTCAAACTTTCTCCTTCCGATAAGCATATTTAGGGCTGTGCCGCCATACCAATCTCCCCACTGAGATTCAGCTTCCGCATCCAGAGGAACACCCCATTGGGCTAACTTCTCAACTATCGCACAGGCTACTTCCTGGTCTTTGCAATGTTTAACCCAATGGAGCGGTGTCTGACGCGTAGCGTCTCGATCAGTAGGACTGAAACTTTTATGCTGCATGAATGCATCAATTGCAGAAAGAGACCCTTCTGCGATAGCGCAATGAAGCCCAGAGATGTTTCCCTCATCGGAAATCGCAGAGTAAATGACGTCTCGCTCTagcagcagctgaaagaTTTCATGGGTGCTGTGGCATATAGCATAGTGTAGTGGTAGCCAATCATACCTATTGACCACTCTTGCATTCTTTCGACAATTGCAGAGCGTATCTGGCCATACATCCGTACTAGCGCCATTGTCAAGAAGCCATCGGACAATCTCGAAGCGCTTCTGAAAGATGGCAAGATGCAGTGGAGTTGCGAGCTGCACCCGAATGATTCTCCCGCAAATAGGAATAGAGTGAGGGTCTTCCTCATAAGGGATGTAGTCGGCAACgtcgttgatcttgttgatatcggACCCATAAGCAACGGCCAGCTTGATTGTAGAGAGTGAGTCGTGATCGACGGCCCAATGAAGACATGACCTTGAGGCCTTATCGACGGGACATTGCTTACAATACTGTGGATCGTGTTTGTTGGTCCATGGATAACACGATGGCAGGCCTGTGACAGCGGCGTTGCGCTTGTAGAGGGCCGAGTTGAAAATAGCGTGAAACGCGTGGTTAACGCGAGACAGACGCGAGAGGTCTTGAGGCGTGTAGTAAAGCGCGAGATGTTCGGCCAGTTCAACGGGCAGCGAATGGAAACTCATATTGCCGACCTTGACGCTTGAGTGAGTTTAGTAGAGCAAGGCGTTTCTCCGTCTCAAGTCAATCAGTTTTGTGGGACGACGAAATGAGAATATTCTTAGGCAGCAGCCCCgccttatatataactttgGCATTTTGGTCATGCTTACGCCCCTAGATAGAAGGGATTTCTAGTTCTTCAATAAGCACGTATGGCCTCTTGAGAACGTGCGTCTGAATTCCAAACGTAACATAAAACAAGAAAAATGATAGTCCATCAAGACCAGGTCTTAGGAAATAAGAAACCCATCTACTTCCTACTTATATCTCTCGACCGTCCCGCAACGATAAACCAAGATTGAAGAACCTTGAAGAAGACAGGCAGCTACTCTACAGAGAACACTCCGTACGCAGCCTCTCTCCACTTACTCATGGTTCGTAACTCCGATTCACTTCCATACAACACAGTCATGAAAACCCTATCGGAAACAAGATCGGGCTCTGAATGCACAGGGCTATCATCCCTTCCCCAGCTAAACCGAACGACTTGACCATGTCCAACCTGAACTCTAGGAGTGTCTTTGAATACATTGCCAAGCGACTCCCGCAATAGATCATCTGCTTCGTACATCTCGTCTTCGGAGGGCTCAGGGCCATCGGTTTTGTTTCGCCACCAGTAATACCGCGCTTCCACTTCATGCTGCCTGGTGAAGACATGTTCATCCGGCTGCAGCATGAGCGTAGATGGCCCGAGTAACGTGAGCGCATACTTGCTTCTCACAACATCTTCGCGTCCTTGGTCGTACTCAAACATAGGGCCATCTTGATGCCACCTCGGGATTTTGAATGCGGTACAAGGTTTTGTGATGCGTATGGTAAGCCAGCATGCTGTTTTCTCTTCTGTAAGGCCAGAACAGTCGTTTTGAGTAGACTTTAGGAACGCCTTTATGCTGGGTTCCAATTCCTGCTCTACTGCGTCGGTATTGCGAGCGAGGAATTTTGACGCCTCGGTATGAAGTGAAGCGTCAACAGGGCCGTAGTAATTGAGTGTTGACTCTTGTTTCGTAGACGTGATGCGGGGAATGTCGATAGACTCCGGAAGAATCGCGCATGGTGATTGATCCGACATGTTGAGATTTGAGATGAGGTTGTGCGGGACGATGGCTGAACTGTTCGAGTTTTCTGCCTTTGGTGATTAAAGTACCAGATTATTCCATGACTCAGACCCCCGTGCATGGGCACTACTGCCTAATATTAGTGCTACCATAGACTGCGTGCATTGATCTTACGCTTATCGTGAGCTGTGCCACGTCAAGTCAAGCTAAGCGCCGTGTCAGCCTTATCAGAGTAAAATCAATAACCCGCTCCGAGCCAACAGTAGCTAATCCTACAGCAAGTTATTGGCTCAGACGTTTAACCGGTAATTTCTCCAACAGGAAATGACCGAGCTCTGTTGCGATAAATATTCCCACCCAGCCTTGTCAGCCTGTCACCGTTTCACATCACAATCTCACCGCCAACAACAATGAAGCCAACCAACGCGATCCTCTCTGTGCTCGCCTCGCAGGCGACGGCGCAGCTCATCGACATTCAGATAGGCAACACCGCCAGACTCGACATAATGCGccaagcagctgaagccCAAGTCAACGGCAATACGGCCAAAGCCCATGAATTAATGGATCAAATCCGCATCGCAGATGCTGCGCACGAAAAGTCTCTCTGGAAGACAGATTGTCGCGTCAGCTCTCAGTTCGAAGCTGAGATCTACACCGTTCAAGATCCCTCGCGCGCACCTAAGGAAATCGCATGGGCGATGAACTTCCTCGATAATCACTGGAAGACAGACGACGGTCGTGATCTTCCGTACCCTGGGGATTTTGATCGCTTCATGCATCCCGATGGATTCAGAGTTATGCGGACTGATTATAAGAATCTTCCTTGGGCGGTACGTAAGTATCATGAGGAGCTTGTCAAGGAGGGTAAGCAGATGGAGCGCAAGTTCATCGCTGAGATTGATGGGAGTGCCTTCTTTGCGCCGGGTGTTGTTACGTGGTTGGCGCCTTTGTTTGCGGGGAGTAGGGTTGAGCCTGGCAAGGATGCTTGTGAGGGTAAGTGACTTTGACGCGTGAAGAGGTTTGAACTAACGGGAGTAGATGATCTTGTTGACTTTAGCAACTGggataagaagaagcaggcGGGTGATGGTGTCAGGTATACCTTTGGGTATGGCGGTAAGGTCCAGATTGGAGATCATATCACGGTTGAGTTGCACGCTCAGAGGTCTTCTAAAGAAGGTGCTAAGAAGGAAGCCGAGGAGACTCGAGGAGATGAGGAGACTGAGGGAACCGAGGAGCTGTAGATTGAGAGCGCGCTGTAATTGCATGCGGCTTCTTGTCACTGGGATGGACTGTTCTCAGTTTATGTATTTGTCTTGATGTTTTAACGATATGAAGTAATGAATTTCTGTTTGTTAATGATCAGAAGTAAGAATCGTCTATCCATGCCTGAAAGTTCCCTCAGAGCATGCCAGCGAACTCACAACTTTGCTCCTCTCGATTTTCTAGCCTCCTTCTCCCTATCCCTCAGCTTGCGTCTCAAGATCTTCCCAGTCGGACTTTTCGGTATCGCATCGATGAACTCGACTCCGCCCTTCAGCCACTTATACCTAGCTTTGTGCTCCTCAACATAGCGCTGCATATCCCGcgccagctcctcatcaGACTGATATGCATGGTTTGCTTTGACTACGAATGCTTTTGGAACCTCTCCAGCCCTTGCATCGGGAATCTGAATGACTGCGCAGTCGCTCACAGCGGAATGGGTGAGAAGGTGTGACTCGAGCTCTGCAGGCGCGACTTGATGGCCCTATTCATATGGTCATCAGTGAGGCGAGAAAAGTTGGAGATGATACTTGTTGCTAaccttgactttgatgagctccttgactCGATCAACAACGACAAAATGTTCGTTCCCACTCTCAGCCATGCGAACTAGCACCTCATCACCCGTTCGAATCCAGCGGCCGTTACCATCTTCGAAGAAGGTCTCAGCAGTAGCCTTTGGGTTGTTGAAATAACCAAGAGAAACAGTTGGGCTTTGGATCAGCAGTTCACCTGGCTTCTCGTATTCAGTGATCTCTCGTCCATCAGGGTCAACGATCCTGGCCTTGCTTGCAGGAAGCAATGATCCCGTTGTGCCGACTTGTGTATCATGCTCGCTGCTTTGTATGAAGACGGTAGCAGTCTCGGTCATACCTAGTACCAGTTAATGACAGACAAAATACCGTGGTACTCATCGGCCTACCGTAACCTTGTCCAAGACGCCACTTCGGATAGACACTCAACAGATCATCCACAGTTTCTTTTCCAAGCGGTGCAGCACCGGTATACACAAACCTGACACTGCTCAAATCATACTTGCTACATAGCTCCCTCCTATCTAGCATCTGAATCACAATGGGGGGGACAATTGGGAGCTGCTGTATCTTGAAGCGACTGACCGCAGCTAGAAAGGGCTCGAATTCGAAGCGAGGCATAACAATAATCTCGTCGCCGCGGTAGGTCCCCAAGTGAGTGATAAGCATCAGCCCAAAGACATGACTGAATGGCAACACTCCCAGCATCACTTGTGTATCAATGCCGTCGGCTTTTCGGGAGACCGAGTCAAATGTGCATGTCTGAATGATGCCTGATATGATGTTGTAGTGCGAGAGCATGACGGGTTTCTTCCTAACAGTTAGCGAAAGATAAAACGCGCTGACTGATGACTTACTGGCAAGCCGGATGTTCCGCTCGAATACAGGAGGTAGGCTGTTTGTCGAGCGCCTTGTCCCTTCGTCCACCGCAGCGACGGCAACGCAGGTAGTTTCTCTCCGTCTTGAATGAGGTCGTCGATTGTCTTGTAACCGTGCCTACTCGTGTCGCCGGGCACTGGAAGCAGAAACACATTTTGTCGCGATATACCCACTACCTCTGTAGCTTTGAGCGCAGTATCCAGAAGGGGCGCACAAGTAAAAATTGCTTTTGCGCGTGAGGCGCGGAGCTGGTGCTCCAACTCAGATGCCGACAGGGCTGCGCTGCTCAGACTGGCGATGCCATTTAGACGATGGATGGAATGCGTGAGGGGGATATAGTCAATCTATCTCAAGATCAGCCCAAATGATTCAGCCATTTGTGAATCAGTCTACTTGCGGTGTTGAGAGAGAATATGACGCAGACACGATCCCATTCCGACCCGGATTGTGAGTCAAGTTGAAGGGCTTTGCCGATGCCCCGCGCAAGGAGGTCCTCTCTGCGGATAACCTCTTCAGCTGTACGCGTCTTTCCAGTCAATCCACACGTGTATGGATGTCGCGCTTTCGCAATGGGATACTGGCCATACTCTTCCGAGCTCATGAACTCGGCAACAATGATGGAATCCGGAGGGTCTGGACGAGATTAGCGACCTGGCCGGAACAATGCATTTTTGTAGGTACCTATCGGCAGTTTTGGTACCCATGATGGTGGGTAAAAGACCATTGTGGCAGAGAAAGTTGAGCGCTCCAGTTAGGGCGATCTGGTGATGGTGCGAGTTAGATTGATCTGATAAGATCTTGGTGTCCACGTTTCTCCCGCCTTGCGCCCTTTTTGATGCGACCCCGCATCTGATGCGATTGCTTGGCGATCGGCGGGTATTGCCGAAGGCTTATCGGGGATTTGTATGATTCGGCAAAGATGCAATTGCCTGTAAACCTTGAGCCGCAGCTCGCGACATGCAGTTGTAAGCTGAAGACCAATTGAGATCACCAAGATGGGCAGGTTCATGAAATGGTGTGTAACAGATTATTTAGTCTATACTgatatatattcttctaaTCCACCCTCTAATTATTAACATTACTATCGCTCGTCCTCCAAATCATATCCTCCATCTAAATCGTAATCTCATAACCGCTTAAGGGAGAGCAGCGGGGGAGTAGCTCTGGTCAGGCTTGACAACCTTGCCCCCAGCGAGCTGCTTATCAGTGTAGCTAGGGTAGATGATCTGCTTCTTGCTGCTGACGACTGAGAGGGT
Coding sequences:
- a CDS encoding hypothetical protein (At least one base has a quality score < 10), producing MSFHSLPVELAEHLALYYTPQDLSRLSRVNHAFHAIFNSALYKRNAAVTGLPSCYPWTNKHDPQYCKQCPVDKASRSCLHWAVDHDSLSTIKLAVAYGSDINKINDVADYIPYEEDPHSIPICGRIIRVQLATPLHLAIFQKRFEIVRWLLDNGASTDVWPDTLCNCRKNARVVNRYDWLPLHYAICHSTHEIFQLLLERDVIYSAISDEGNISGLHCAIAEGSLSAIDAFMQHKSFSPTDRDATRQTPLHWVKHCKDQEVACAIVEKLAQWGVPLDAEAESQWGDWYGGTALNMLIGRRKFEPAVKLLQLGADPKIQQVEDGCLRLLDNCIEGRDREDMSNCSPDRAERRREAGLELLNLLIQKGIDPGRPRELGRSHDLENLDLDEPRPLLSALIMSDARCIQVLLDAGAMAREAIYENHHDNLLRDFIEMMVDAMEEGISLREMRDEVESRKESVCLLLDGGARIDSRDGQYSALSKACEIEQGFGIVSFLAENATRRNVEVEYVVALRDTYRRDEPVWEKLDRFYHKLMAEKNDREGMQDIKDSA